The genomic DNA GGACAAGGAAACGACTTTGGTGGTATCCCTGCCGCAATGGGGGCAATAGATATTGACGGGATAATAATTTTCCTTTTCCTCTTCGGTGGAGTCCTGCGTGCGGTGCTTGTCCAGAACGGAGAATATCTCCTTGCGGTGACGCAGGGCAAACACGATCTGCTCCGCGTACTTGCCGCCGCGGTATTCGTCCGCCTGCGAGCGGAAACACATTTCGATGCCGAAAGCTTTGAAAGAGTTTAAAAACTCTTTCTGGAAATGCTCCGCGTAATTTTTTTCAACGCCGAAGGGGTCGGGAATATCCACGTAGGGCATGCCGATGTATTTGTCGTAGGCGTTTTTCCCCACGACCGCCGCCACGTTGGCGGGCACTTTGCGGAACCTGTCGAAGTTATCCCAGGAAAAGAGAAGTTTGGCTTTGCGCCCTTTCTTTTGCAGCGCGCGCACCACGAAATAACTCGTGGCGATATCTCTGAAATTTCCGATATGAATGGAACCCGAGGGCGAAATGCCCGCCGCGCAGACGTACTCCTCCTTTTCGGGATTCCGTTTGATGATCTCTTCCGCAATTTTATCTGCCCAATACATTGTAAAGCTCCTTGTCTCACGATAATATTGAGCCTATTATATCATTTTTGGAGCATTCGGGCAACTGTTTTTCAATTCCGGCACGAACCGCGAGGAAAAACTTTGCCCGTTTAAATAGGCGAGCGCCCCTTTCGTTTGCAGCCGCAAAGTCTTAGCCACCAACAGTTGGCGCTTCACCCCGTATTTTTTGTTGCGCGCCTCGTCGCCGTACTTTTCATCCCCCGCGACGGGGTGCCCGATAAACGCCATGTGCGCACGTATCTGATGCGTCTTTCCGCTGTGCAGGACGATCTCCACCATGGAAAGTTCGCCGTCGCCGTTTAAAACGCGGTATTCCGTTTCGATCTTTTCCGCCCCCTCCCTCGGTTTGGAATAGACGCGCACGCGCGCCGCCTTTTCGTCTTTGACCAGATAGCCGCAAAGCATATCTACACCCTTTGCAAACTTGCCGAAACACAGCGCGAGATAAATTTTCTGCACGCGCCGCTCGCGGAACGCCCGCAAAAGTTCGGCTTCCGCCCGCTTGTTTTTGGCGAATATCATCAGCCCCGCCGTGTTTCTGTCCAGCCTGTGGATAAAATACGTTTCGCCCTTTTGCGACAGCGCAAAGTACAGCGCCTCGGAATTGACGCCCGCGTATTTGTCCGCAACGAGCACGTTTTCGTCCTCGTAAACGGTTTCATACGCGGGAACGGATTCTTCGCGCAGGGTAGTATAATAAACGACTTCGTCGCCCTCTCTGAGCAAAATATTTTCGCCCGTTTTCTTTCCGTTGACGCGGATATCCCGCGCGCGGAGCAGCCGCGGGAAAGCGAACGAGCCCTGCGGATAGACGTTATCCGTGAAGGTTTTCAGAGTTTGTTTTTCGTTTACCGTGAATTTTTTCAAGTTTCTTCCTCTTTTTCCCGCGCTTTTTGCGTCCCGTAAAAAACAGGACTGCTACCGCGACGACGGGAACGAGCCACACGGCAAAGGTGCCGTAGGCGAGCATAAAATAGGTGAGATAGGCCGCCAGAAAGGCGATGCCCGTCTGTGCGAGCGCGTATTTGATAGCGGCCCTCTTTCCGAATTCGCGCGCCGTGGCGGCGATCGCGGACACGCAGGGCGAACAGGTCATGATAAACACGATGAACGCCAGCGCCGCCGCAGGCGTCATAGCGGCGGAAAGATCCGTACCGTAGAACATGCCGAGCATGCCCGCCACGCTCTCTTTGGCGACAAGCCCCGAAACGGCGGAGAGCGCCACGCGCCAATCGAAGATACCCATGGGATAAAATAAAAATTTCAGCCCCTCGCACAGATAGCGCAGTATACACGTTTCGCTACCCTGCCCCACGAAATGAAAGGTGAAGTCGAACGAGAGCAAAAACCACATGACGATGAGAAAGGCGGTGACGACGGTCGCTATTTTCATTATAAACTGTTTTACGTAAAATAGCAACGATTTCAAAAGCAGGGAAAGACGGGGCGGCTGCAAGTGCGGGATCTCCAGCACGAATTCGGTTTCGCCGCCGTAAATTTTCTTTAACAGCAGCGCGGCGAACAGCGAAAAGAGCACGCCCGCAAAGTAGATGGCGCACAGCGCGCGGAATTTGTGCGTAAAAAAGGCGGAGATCAGCGTCAGATAGACGGGCATTTTCGCGCTGCAAGAGATGTACGGCAAAATGAGCACTGTGCGTTTTTGTATCTTTTTGTCTTCCAGCCCGCGCGTCGTCAAAATCGCCGCGGCGCTGCAACCGAACCCCATCAGTATGGAGAATGCCGCCCTGCCCGAAAGCCCTACTTTGGAAAAAATGCCGTCGGTCATGAATGCGAGCGACGCCAAATAGCCGCTCTCTTCCAAAACGATGAGCGCCGCCTGCACGATGACGATCTGCGGTACGAAAGATAAAAGCATCGCCGCGCCGCCGAACAGCGCGTCCTTAACGAGCGACAGGATCGCGGGATGCGCGCCGACGCGCTCTAAGAGCGAAACCGCGCCGCCGCCCAGCACGTCGCCGATCAAATATTCCGTCTTGTCCTTTAAAAATACGCCAGGCATATGATTTCCGAACGCCAGAAAAAACACGCTCAGCATGATGAGCGCGAATAAAGCGTATGCGGTGACGGGATTATACAGGACGAAATCGGCGATGCCGCTCTTTTCGCTGCCCGCCGAATACACGCCTTCCAACGCCTCTTCTTCGCGCACGGGCGAAAAGGCGGGCGTTTCTT from Candidatus Borkfalkia ceftriaxoniphila includes the following:
- a CDS encoding ferrous iron transporter B; this encodes MRIILAGNPNCGKTTLFNALTRSNAKTGNWHGVTVGERCKKTRIAGQEATVCDLPGIYSLLTHSLEERVSKRAIEEEEYDLVVAVADAVTLTRSIKLPLEIAARGKKTILVVTMADLLKKRGGYLDAEKLSARLGIPVVTADARSKRDIRRLQQKIAETCGKETPAFSPVREEEALEGVYSAGSEKSGIADFVLYNPVTAYALFALIMLSVFFLAFGNHMPGVFLKDKTEYLIGDVLGGGAVSLLERVGAHPAILSLVKDALFGGAAMLLSFVPQIVIVQAALIVLEESGYLASLAFMTDGIFSKVGLSGRAAFSILMGFGCSAAAILTTRGLEDKKIQKRTVLILPYISCSAKMPVYLTLISAFFTHKFRALCAIYFAGVLFSLFAALLLKKIYGGETEFVLEIPHLQPPRLSLLLKSLLFYVKQFIMKIATVVTAFLIVMWFLLSFDFTFHFVGQGSETCILRYLCEGLKFLFYPMGIFDWRVALSAVSGLVAKESVAGMLGMFYGTDLSAAMTPAAALAFIVFIMTCSPCVSAIAATAREFGKRAAIKYALAQTGIAFLAAYLTYFMLAYGTFAVWLVPVVAVAVLFFTGRKKRGKKRKKLEKIHGKRKTNSENLHG
- a CDS encoding RluA family pseudouridine synthase → MKKFTVNEKQTLKTFTDNVYPQGSFAFPRLLRARDIRVNGKKTGENILLREGDEVVYYTTLREESVPAYETVYEDENVLVADKYAGVNSEALYFALSQKGETYFIHRLDRNTAGLMIFAKNKRAEAELLRAFRERRVQKIYLALCFGKFAKGVDMLCGYLVKDEKAARVRVYSKPREGAEKIETEYRVLNGDGELSMVEIVLHSGKTHQIRAHMAFIGHPVAGDEKYGDEARNKKYGVKRQLLVAKTLRLQTKGALAYLNGQSFSSRFVPELKNSCPNAPKMI